From a single Nitrosopumilus sp. genomic region:
- a CDS encoding tryptophan--tRNA ligase, translated as MSADDFIVTPWHVEGDIDYDKLIKQFGTEKITTELLDRIKKITGEDHFMLRRGIFFSHREMTRILDDYEKGNKFFLYTGRGPSGHTHIGHLVPWMFAKWLQEKFDVNMYFQLTDDEKFFSKPNLTLEETNQFAYENALDFIALGFNPEKTKIIINTKNIQTLYPIAAQVAKKINFSNTKATFGFTNETNIGMIFYTSLQSAPCFIEDKPVLIPLGVDQDPHFRLTRDIAPKIGKQKPALIHNIMIPALEGPGGKMSASDDKGTVYTTDSPDIVKKKINKYAFSGGQPDIEQHRKLGGNPDIDVSFQYLRIFFEPDDSKLKKIYEDYKSGNLLSGELKAILIEKINEFLAVHQENREKAKNKIQEFLFENK; from the coding sequence ATGTCAGCTGATGACTTTATTGTAACTCCTTGGCATGTTGAGGGAGATATCGACTATGATAAGTTAATCAAGCAATTTGGGACTGAGAAAATTACTACTGAATTACTAGACAGAATCAAAAAAATTACTGGAGAAGACCATTTTATGCTCAGAAGGGGAATTTTCTTCTCCCATAGAGAAATGACTAGAATTCTAGATGATTATGAAAAAGGTAACAAATTCTTTCTATATACTGGAAGAGGGCCATCAGGACATACGCATATAGGTCATTTAGTACCATGGATGTTTGCAAAATGGTTACAGGAAAAGTTTGATGTTAACATGTATTTTCAGCTCACAGATGATGAGAAATTTTTCTCAAAACCAAATCTTACTTTGGAGGAAACAAATCAATTTGCATATGAAAATGCATTAGATTTTATCGCATTAGGATTCAATCCAGAAAAAACAAAAATCATCATAAACACAAAAAATATTCAAACACTTTATCCAATTGCTGCTCAAGTTGCAAAAAAAATTAATTTTTCAAATACAAAAGCAACATTTGGATTTACAAATGAAACTAACATTGGAATGATTTTTTATACATCATTACAATCTGCTCCATGTTTTATTGAAGATAAACCAGTACTAATTCCATTAGGAGTTGATCAAGATCCTCATTTTAGATTAACAAGAGACATTGCACCAAAAATAGGAAAACAAAAACCCGCATTGATTCATAACATCATGATTCCTGCATTAGAAGGTCCTGGAGGAAAAATGTCAGCTTCTGATGATAAAGGTACAGTGTACACAACAGATTCTCCAGATATAGTAAAAAAGAAAATTAACAAATATGCATTTTCAGGAGGACAGCCAGATATAGAACAACACAGAAAATTAGGTGGGAATCCAGACATTGATGTATCGTTTCAATATCTAAGAATATTTTTTGAGCCAGACGATAGTAAATTAAAAAAGATTTATGAAGATTATAAATCTGGAAATCTACTTTCAGGAGAACTAAAAGCAATTTTAATTGAAAAAATTAATGAATTTCTAGCAGTTCATCAAGAAAACAGAGAAAAAGCCAAAAACAAAATACAGGAATTTCTATTTGAGAATAAATGA